In Candidatus Paceibacterota bacterium, a single window of DNA contains:
- a CDS encoding HIT family protein, which produces MLSDPHCIFCKIIKGDIPAKKYYEDDNFLAIFDVQPIAPNHLLVFSKNHYTSIKAMPEEEWLQLHAKARELAEKLSAELHADGYNYMIYNGEAAESGVPHRPHIHIIPRYFKDGLHLDPRTNH; this is translated from the coding sequence ATGTTAAGCGACCCTCATTGTATTTTTTGTAAAATTATTAAAGGGGATATACCTGCTAAGAAATATTATGAAGATGATAATTTTTTAGCTATTTTCGATGTCCAACCTATCGCTCCTAACCACTTGTTAGTTTTCAGTAAAAATCATTATACCAGCATTAAGGCTATGCCAGAAGAGGAATGGTTGCAACTGCACGCTAAAGCTAGAGAATTAGCCGAGAAACTTAGCGCTGAGCTTCATGCCGACGGTTATAATTATATGATTTATAACGGTGAAGCGGCTGAGTCGGGCGTTCCTCACCGACCGCATATCCACATTATCCCGCGTTATTTTAAAGACGGTTTGCATTTAGACCCTCGCACCAATCATTAA